The Niastella koreensis GR20-10 genome includes a window with the following:
- a CDS encoding glycosyltransferase yields MMPVFFFLFFLFMVIYAVLINYYHSAWNQLPEFVLPEKQASVFISVVIAARNEEQHIPALLQSLQHQQHPKHLYEVIIIDDHSTDNSWSLLQESHFEGLQLKTLALKDYVEERSAIGSYKKKAIETGINAAAGQLIVTTDADCRFNPHWLQSIAAFYEANDARFIAAPVTFYNQSTLLSVFQTLDFLTLQGITAASVYKRFHSMCNGANLAYEKPAFYEVGGFNNIDNIASGDDMLLMHKIFKQYPDKVFYLKNRSAIVTTEPAHNWKQFFHQRIRWASKADSYDDKRIFWVLLLVYLLNVCFLAGTIASFWNSTWMLMVLLLLLAKVLIEFPFVNSVAIFFGQQKLMKYFPFLQPLHIGYTIIAGWLGKFGHYEWKGRRIKK; encoded by the coding sequence ATGATGCCAGTTTTCTTTTTCCTGTTCTTTCTGTTTATGGTGATTTATGCTGTGCTGATAAATTATTATCACAGTGCATGGAACCAGTTACCGGAATTTGTTTTACCCGAAAAGCAGGCTTCCGTATTCATCTCCGTCGTTATAGCCGCCCGTAACGAAGAACAACATATTCCTGCCCTGTTACAGTCGTTACAGCACCAGCAACACCCCAAACATTTGTATGAAGTAATTATCATCGACGATCATTCAACCGATAACAGCTGGTCACTTTTACAGGAATCACATTTTGAGGGATTGCAATTAAAAACACTGGCATTAAAAGATTATGTGGAAGAAAGAAGCGCCATCGGTTCTTACAAAAAGAAAGCCATTGAAACCGGCATCAATGCGGCTGCGGGGCAACTGATAGTAACCACCGATGCAGATTGCCGGTTTAATCCACACTGGTTGCAGTCGATAGCGGCATTCTACGAAGCCAACGACGCCAGATTCATAGCCGCACCCGTTACGTTTTATAATCAGTCGACTTTACTATCCGTTTTTCAAACCCTCGATTTCCTGACCCTGCAAGGCATTACAGCCGCGTCGGTATACAAACGGTTCCACTCCATGTGCAATGGCGCCAACCTGGCTTATGAAAAGCCGGCGTTTTATGAAGTAGGTGGTTTTAACAACATCGATAACATTGCTTCGGGCGATGATATGCTGTTGATGCACAAAATATTTAAACAATATCCCGATAAAGTATTTTACCTGAAGAACCGCAGCGCCATTGTTACAACAGAACCGGCCCATAACTGGAAACAGTTCTTTCACCAGCGCATTCGCTGGGCAAGCAAGGCCGACAGCTATGACGACAAACGCATTTTTTGGGTATTGCTATTGGTATACCTGTTGAATGTGTGCTTTCTGGCCGGCACTATTGCCTCGTTCTGGAACAGTACCTGGATGTTAATGGTGCTGTTATTATTACTGGCGAAAGTGTTAATAGAATTTCCGTTCGTAAATTCGGTAGCCATCTTTTTTGGCCAGCAAAAGTTAATGAAGTACTTTCCTTTTCTGCAACCCCTGCATATCGGTTATACTATTATTGCAGGCTGGTTGGGAAAATTCGGGCATTATGAGTGGAAGGGACGGCGCATTAAAAAGTAA
- a CDS encoding MarR family winged helix-turn-helix transcriptional regulator — protein MTNNQFKRGELYSFITGKASTAIARRLQKKFNSANLNLTIEQWSVLYHLWKQDGISQQELCNASYRDKPSITRLVDNLEKLQLVKRVSSESDRRMNLIYLTSRAQKLQDQTMDLANETLLEALEGVSPERIDICREVLQIVYDNLAG, from the coding sequence ATGACAAACAACCAATTCAAGAGAGGCGAGTTATACAGTTTTATCACTGGAAAGGCATCAACGGCTATTGCCCGTCGGCTGCAGAAGAAGTTCAATTCAGCGAACCTTAATTTAACCATAGAACAGTGGAGCGTGCTGTACCATTTATGGAAACAGGATGGGATCAGCCAGCAGGAGTTGTGCAATGCATCGTACCGCGATAAACCCAGCATTACGCGGCTGGTAGATAACCTGGAAAAATTGCAACTGGTAAAACGGGTATCGTCAGAGTCGGACCGCAGAATGAACCTGATTTATTTAACCAGCCGCGCGCAGAAGCTGCAGGACCAAACCATGGACCTGGCCAATGAAACTTTGTTAGAAGCATTGGAGGGGGTTAGTCCGGAGAGGATAGATATATGTAGGGAGGTATTGCAGATAGTGTACGATAATCTGGCTGGTTGA
- a CDS encoding alpha/beta fold hydrolase — MLLNTYIVADLFNMQTAFLTYRSSQVHYCWFGTGQKLILCLHGYGESSESFHFLEKYIGTDYTLIGIDLPFHGKTQWNEGLQFSVADLVTITETLHAKYCDGTQRITLLGYSMGGRVALQLLQSLAGKIEKTVLLAPDGLKVNFWYWLATQTYIGNRLFGFTMKHPGWFFSLLKAGNKLKLINQSVLKFTRHYINDTTVRRLLYERWTTMRAIKPNLAFIKKLIPAHNLPVRLLYGQYDRIIRPERGEKFRRGIESFCTLHIIQTGHQVLQEKQVKEIIPLIES; from the coding sequence GTGCTGCTTAATACCTATATTGTAGCCGATTTATTCAACATGCAAACTGCTTTTTTAACATACCGGTCGTCACAAGTGCATTATTGCTGGTTTGGTACCGGACAAAAGCTCATCCTTTGTTTGCATGGCTATGGCGAATCCTCCGAGTCGTTTCATTTTCTGGAAAAATATATCGGGACAGACTATACACTCATTGGCATCGATCTTCCCTTTCATGGCAAAACCCAATGGAATGAAGGCCTGCAGTTTTCTGTTGCCGATCTCGTTACGATCACCGAAACCCTGCATGCAAAATATTGCGATGGCACCCAGCGCATAACCTTGTTGGGCTATAGTATGGGTGGCAGGGTTGCGTTGCAATTACTGCAATCGCTTGCTGGCAAAATTGAAAAGACAGTGTTACTGGCGCCCGATGGATTAAAAGTGAATTTCTGGTACTGGCTGGCCACGCAAACCTATATTGGCAACCGCCTGTTCGGGTTTACTATGAAGCATCCCGGCTGGTTCTTCTCGCTGCTGAAAGCCGGCAATAAATTAAAGCTCATCAATCAAAGCGTTTTAAAATTTACCCGCCATTATATAAACGACACCACTGTTCGCAGGCTGTTATACGAACGCTGGACCACCATGCGCGCCATAAAACCCAACCTTGCATTTATAAAAAAACTTATTCCTGCCCACAATCTGCCGGTAAGATTATTATATGGGCAATACGATCGCATCATCAGGCCGGAACGGGGAGAAAAATTTCGCAGGGGTATTGAATCTTTCTGTACGTTGCATATTATTCAAACCGGCCACCAGGTGTTACAGGAAAAACAAGTGAAGGAGATCATACCACTAATAGAATCGTAA
- a CDS encoding deoxyguanosinetriphosphate triphosphohydrolase has translation MNWQQLTSSKRSGSENRTGFTDAVRTSFVRDYDRLIFSSAFRRLQNKTQVFPLPGPGVFVHNRLTHSLEVASVGRSLGKAVGDALAQKYPQENDYFREFYKYELPSVIAAGCLAHDIGNPPFGHSGEDAIRTFFTELTGAEKTQFSELLSENQQRDFLYFEGNANAFRTLTHSFNEKAAGGFRLTYATLASIVKYPSDSLSGFNKQQLVTKKSGFFDSEVETYKHIAKELGIPRLHESKNIFARHPFVYLVEAADDICYRIIDFEDAHRLNIISIDTIKELFLQFFNNETGYDAREKVEDTFNGINDNNQRVQYLRAKLINLLINRVTNVFMEKEEELLQGTLQKSLIDYLPESEQQLIKTIDEFSIEHIYNHRSVVEIEIAGYNVIGGLLKEFFAAVTNPKSAKSKKLLQLISRQFIITGERNRLYNDIQSVVDFIAGMTDLFAVDVFRKITGIEFPQIR, from the coding sequence ATGAACTGGCAACAACTTACTAGTAGCAAACGGAGCGGGTCTGAAAACAGAACAGGATTTACCGATGCGGTACGTACTTCTTTTGTGCGGGATTACGATCGCCTGATCTTTTCAAGCGCCTTCAGGCGGCTGCAGAATAAAACCCAGGTATTTCCGTTACCCGGTCCCGGGGTGTTTGTGCATAACCGCTTAACGCATAGCCTGGAGGTGGCCTCGGTTGGGCGCTCGCTGGGTAAAGCAGTAGGCGATGCCCTGGCGCAGAAATATCCGCAGGAAAACGATTACTTCCGCGAGTTCTATAAATACGAATTGCCCTCGGTCATTGCTGCCGGTTGCCTGGCGCACGATATCGGTAATCCGCCGTTCGGGCATTCGGGTGAGGATGCAATCCGCACTTTTTTCACGGAGCTCACCGGTGCGGAAAAGACGCAATTTTCGGAATTGCTCAGTGAGAACCAGCAACGTGATTTTCTGTATTTCGAGGGGAATGCCAATGCTTTTCGCACCTTAACGCATAGTTTTAATGAAAAAGCAGCCGGTGGTTTCCGGTTAACCTACGCTACGCTGGCTTCCATAGTAAAATATCCCTCCGATTCACTCAGCGGGTTTAATAAACAACAGCTGGTTACCAAAAAATCGGGGTTCTTCGATTCGGAGGTTGAAACCTATAAACACATTGCCAAAGAACTGGGCATTCCCCGGCTCCATGAATCGAAAAACATATTCGCCCGTCACCCCTTTGTGTACCTGGTAGAGGCGGCCGATGATATCTGTTACCGCATTATTGATTTTGAAGATGCGCACCGCCTGAACATCATTTCCATCGATACTATTAAAGAATTGTTCCTGCAGTTTTTTAATAATGAAACAGGGTACGATGCCAGAGAGAAGGTGGAAGATACTTTTAACGGCATAAACGATAATAATCAGCGGGTGCAATATTTACGCGCCAAACTCATAAACCTGCTCATTAACCGCGTAACCAATGTGTTTATGGAGAAAGAGGAGGAGTTATTGCAGGGCACCTTGCAAAAATCACTCATCGATTATTTACCTGAATCGGAACAGCAACTGATAAAAACCATCGACGAATTTTCCATCGAGCACATCTATAACCACCGGTCGGTAGTGGAAATTGAAATTGCAGGTTACAATGTGATTGGCGGATTGCTGAAAGAGTTTTTTGCTGCGGTAACCAATCCAAAATCGGCCAAATCGAAGAAGCTGCTGCAACTGATCTCCCGGCAATTTATCATTACCGGCGAGCGCAACAGATTGTATAACGATATTCAGTCGGTTGTTGATTTTATTGCCGGCATGACCGACCTGTTTGCGGTAGACGTTTTCCGCAA
- a CDS encoding acyl-CoA dehydrogenase family protein: MSTTTQQNMLKGGEWLIKESSPFDTFIPEDFSEEQQMVKDMCASFLDAEVLPILDRIDKLEPGLMPSLVTKAGEQGLLGASIPEQYGGLGKDFITSNLVGEGLGGGFSFSVAVSAHMGIGTLPILYFGTDKQKEKYIPKLATGEWKGAYGLTEPNSGSDALGAKTTATLSADGKHYLLNGQKCWITNGGFADVYTVFAKIDGDKFSAFIVERGFEGFTQGAEEHKMGIKGSSTVQLYFQDCKVPVENLLGEIGKGHIIAFNILNIGRLKLCAAALGGAKRATTTSIQYANTREQFKTPIASFGAIKNKLAEMAIAMWVAESALYRTAKWIDDKEHELLAAGKSFSEAVLGGAEEYAIECAILKVFGSETLDLVVDEGVQIHGGNGYSDEYVISKAYRDSRINRIYEGTNEINRLLTVDMVLKRAMKGRLDLMTGAMNVQKELMSIPDFGSGDEEAFAKEKKLIANFKKAILLTAGAAVQKLMMKIEQEQEILMHIADMAIATFAAESALLRAMKLADRKGEAAAAFELDITRTYLYDAADLIHKHGKDAINAFADGDEQRMMLLGIKRFTKTEPFNSKEAKRRIAAKLIADNRYPL, encoded by the coding sequence ATGAGCACCACCACACAACAAAACATGCTCAAAGGCGGTGAATGGCTTATAAAGGAAAGCTCCCCCTTTGACACCTTCATCCCGGAAGATTTTTCAGAAGAACAGCAAATGGTAAAAGATATGTGCGCTTCGTTCCTCGATGCGGAGGTATTGCCTATTCTCGATCGCATCGATAAACTGGAGCCCGGCCTTATGCCATCACTGGTTACCAAAGCCGGTGAACAGGGTTTGCTGGGCGCTTCCATTCCCGAACAATATGGTGGGTTGGGTAAAGACTTTATCACCTCCAACCTGGTAGGTGAGGGGCTTGGCGGCGGGTTCTCCTTTTCCGTGGCCGTATCGGCCCACATGGGTATTGGCACCCTGCCGATCCTTTATTTTGGCACCGACAAACAAAAAGAGAAATATATACCCAAGCTGGCTACAGGCGAATGGAAGGGCGCTTATGGCCTTACAGAGCCCAATAGCGGCAGCGATGCATTGGGCGCCAAAACAACAGCTACACTAAGCGCCGATGGAAAGCATTACCTGCTGAACGGCCAGAAGTGCTGGATCACCAATGGCGGCTTTGCAGATGTGTACACCGTGTTTGCGAAAATTGATGGCGACAAGTTCTCTGCCTTTATTGTGGAAAGAGGGTTTGAAGGGTTTACGCAGGGCGCTGAAGAACATAAAATGGGGATCAAGGGTTCTTCAACCGTTCAATTATACTTCCAGGATTGTAAAGTGCCGGTGGAGAACCTGCTGGGCGAAATTGGCAAAGGCCACATTATCGCCTTTAACATCCTGAACATTGGCCGCCTGAAATTATGTGCAGCTGCTCTGGGCGGCGCCAAACGGGCCACAACCACCAGCATTCAATACGCCAATACGCGCGAGCAGTTTAAAACGCCTATCGCCTCATTTGGCGCTATCAAAAATAAACTGGCCGAAATGGCCATTGCCATGTGGGTAGCCGAAAGTGCTTTGTACCGCACGGCCAAATGGATCGATGATAAAGAGCATGAACTGCTGGCTGCCGGTAAATCGTTCAGCGAAGCAGTACTGGGTGGCGCGGAAGAATACGCCATCGAGTGCGCCATCTTAAAAGTATTCGGCAGTGAAACGCTTGACCTGGTAGTGGATGAAGGCGTACAGATCCACGGTGGTAATGGGTATAGCGATGAATATGTTATTTCAAAAGCGTATCGCGATAGCCGCATCAACCGCATTTACGAAGGCACCAACGAGATCAATCGCCTGTTAACGGTTGATATGGTGTTGAAGCGTGCCATGAAGGGCCGCTTAGACCTGATGACGGGGGCCATGAACGTACAGAAAGAATTGATGAGCATTCCCGACTTTGGCAGCGGCGATGAAGAAGCATTTGCCAAAGAGAAAAAGCTGATCGCCAATTTTAAAAAGGCCATCCTGTTAACTGCCGGTGCAGCAGTACAAAAACTGATGATGAAGATTGAGCAGGAGCAGGAAATACTTATGCACATCGCCGATATGGCCATAGCCACCTTTGCCGCAGAAAGCGCCCTGTTACGGGCTATGAAACTGGCCGACCGCAAAGGCGAAGCCGCAGCTGCCTTTGAACTGGATATTACAAGAACTTATTTATACGATGCCGCCGACCTCATTCACAAACATGGCAAAGACGCTATTAATGCGTTTGCCGATGGTGATGAACAACGGATGATGTTATTGGGAATAAAACGTTTTACAAAAACGGAACCTTTCAATAGCAAGGAAGCTAAACGCCGCATTGCTGCGAAGCTCATTGCCGATAACCGGTATCCATTGTAA
- a CDS encoding ABC transporter permease — protein METATTRTTWRRLKKNKGALIGIAIITLAILIAVFAYLLAPDGSPDANRMVVEIGGQKPGYTQVFLQLPRAGKVKSAGFFNRLFSGKEDKYQYIPITSYQQQGDSLIIQKYIDEGISERVALPVSQTRWQEGSAKGDFKITTKKFRLGTDKYGRDILSRLLVGVRVSLGVGLVTVLISLSIGVLLGALAGYFRGRTDEVIMWFINVIWSIPTLLLVFAITLVLGKGFWQVFIAIGLTMWVSVARIIRGQVLSVRELEYVEAAKALGYSHTRIIFRHVLPNVMGPVMVVAASNFASAIVIEAGLSFLGVGVQPPQPSWGLMIKENYNFIITHNPMLALAPGFAIMVLVLAFNMLGNGLRDALQVKE, from the coding sequence ATGGAGACTGCCACGACAAGAACAACATGGCGGCGACTTAAAAAAAACAAAGGGGCACTGATTGGTATAGCCATCATTACGCTGGCCATACTAATAGCGGTGTTTGCCTATTTGCTGGCGCCGGATGGTTCACCCGATGCCAATAGAATGGTGGTGGAAATTGGTGGTCAAAAACCCGGTTATACCCAGGTATTTCTTCAATTACCCCGGGCAGGAAAAGTAAAATCTGCGGGTTTCTTCAACCGGCTTTTTTCAGGAAAGGAAGATAAATACCAATACATTCCCATCACCAGTTATCAACAACAGGGCGATAGTTTAATAATTCAGAAATACATCGACGAAGGCATTTCAGAGCGGGTAGCGCTGCCTGTATCACAAACCCGCTGGCAGGAAGGTTCGGCCAAAGGCGATTTTAAGATCACTACAAAAAAATTCCGCCTGGGAACTGATAAATATGGCCGCGATATTTTAAGCAGGTTGTTGGTGGGTGTTCGGGTAAGCCTCGGTGTAGGACTGGTTACCGTATTAATATCACTCAGTATTGGCGTACTGCTAGGTGCACTGGCTGGTTATTTCAGAGGAAGGACCGATGAAGTAATTATGTGGTTCATCAATGTGATCTGGAGCATACCTACGCTGCTGCTGGTTTTTGCTATTACGCTGGTATTGGGTAAAGGCTTCTGGCAGGTGTTTATAGCCATTGGTTTAACCATGTGGGTAAGTGTGGCCCGTATTATTCGCGGCCAGGTTTTAAGCGTGCGTGAACTGGAATACGTAGAGGCGGCTAAGGCATTGGGTTATTCACATACCCGCATTATATTTCGCCATGTGCTGCCCAATGTAATGGGCCCGGTGATGGTAGTGGCGGCTTCCAACTTTGCATCGGCCATTGTTATAGAAGCGGGATTGAGTTTTTTAGGTGTGGGCGTGCAGCCACCGCAACCAAGCTGGGGACTTATGATCAAAGAAAACTACAACTTTATAATTACCCACAATCCCATGCTGGCGCTGGCGCCCGGTTTTGCTATTATGGTACTGGTGCTGGCGTTTAATATGCTGGGCAATGGTTTACGCGATGCCCTGCAGGTAAAGGAATAA
- a CDS encoding Lrp/AsnC ligand binding domain-containing protein, whose product MAAKLNLDKLDLQIIHEMMDNAEISYADLGKKLFVSGGTIHVRIKKLQEAGIVKGTKLNVDLKALGYDVIAFIGIYLEKSSLYDFVAKELQRIPEIVRLNYTTGNYSMFAEIVCKDINQLRFVLHDELQKIKGIERTETFISLEESFSRNVQVFTQ is encoded by the coding sequence ATGGCAGCTAAATTGAATTTGGATAAACTGGACCTGCAGATCATCCACGAGATGATGGATAATGCAGAAATTTCTTATGCAGATCTGGGTAAGAAGCTTTTTGTTTCCGGAGGTACAATTCATGTACGTATAAAGAAACTACAGGAAGCGGGTATAGTCAAAGGTACAAAATTAAACGTGGACCTTAAAGCGCTCGGGTACGATGTAATAGCTTTTATTGGCATATATCTGGAGAAAAGCTCCCTGTACGATTTTGTAGCTAAGGAACTGCAGCGCATCCCCGAAATTGTACGGTTGAATTATACAACGGGCAATTACAGCATGTTCGCCGAGATCGTGTGTAAAGATATTAATCAATTACGGTTTGTATTACACGATGAATTACAGAAGATAAAAGGAATTGAACGCACCGAAACGTTTATTTCGCTGGAAGAAAGCTTCAGCCGGAACGTTCAGGTTTTTACACAATAG